From the Hevea brasiliensis isolate MT/VB/25A 57/8 chromosome 15, ASM3005281v1, whole genome shotgun sequence genome, one window contains:
- the LOC131174120 gene encoding uncharacterized protein LOC131174120, with translation MDNGSQMPRVVDLRDETVVFPMPLLPSSVDFNPPEGNDEVQNPIDVNLEPPVVDNEGPDTVDEVVLLRRSQRIRRPVISNDYVVYLQEHKFDGANISDPISHQEAICGPNSSEWMRTMQDKLSSMYHNQVWDLVELLDVCKAIHSDRSRGILSLSQGTYIERVLKRFNMHTCSFSVAPVLSGEKLSKAQCPQDDKERTEMEKIPYSCAIESLMYAQVCTRPDIAFAISFLGRYLSNPGWSHWKAAKKFMRYLQGTKNYMLTYKRSDNLKVIGYSDSDFAGCVDDRKSTSD, from the exons ATGGATAATGGGAGTCAAATGCCTCGTGTTGTTGATCTTAGAGATGAGACTGTTGTCTTTCCTATGCCTTTGCTGCCTTCCTCAGTAGATTTTAATCCTCCTGAGGGCAATGATGAAGTTCAGAATCCTATTGATGTCAATTTAGAACCACCAGTTGTAGATAATGAGGGGCCTGATACAGTTGATGAAGTTGTACTTTTGAGGAGATCTCAAAGGATTCGTAGACCTGTAATATCAAATGATTATGTGGTCTATTTACAGGAACACAAATTTGATGGTGCTAATATTTCTGATCCCATTTCTCATCAAGAGGCTATATGTGGTCCTAATTCTTCAGAATGGATGAGAACCATGCAGGATAAACTATCTTCTATGTATCACAATCAAGTCTGGGATCTTGTTGAATTACTAGATGTTTGTAAAGCT ATTCACAGTGATAGGTCTCGAGGCATATTAAGTTTGTCTCAAGGAACTTATATTGAACGAGTTCTTAAGAGATTTAACATGCACACTTGCTCCTTTTCTGTTGCACCTGTTTTGTCAGGCGAGAAACTCTCTAAAGCTCAGTGTCCTCAGGATGACAAGGAAAGGACTGAAATGGAAAAGATTCCATATAGTTGTGCTATTGAGAGTTTGATGTATGCTCAAGTATGTACTCGTCCTGATATAGCATTTGCTATTAGTTTCCTTGGTAGATACTTGAGTAATCCTGGATGGAGTCACTGGAAAGCTGCAAAGAAATTTATGAGATATTTGCAGGGTACTAAGAATTATATGTTGACTTATAAAAGATCTGACAATCTGAAAGTCATTGGATACTCTGATTCTGACTTTGCAGGCTGTGTAGATGATAGAAAATCTACTTCTGATTAA